In the genome of Dermatobacter hominis, the window CCTGGTCGGCCAGGACTCCGAGTACCAGGAGGGTGCCATCGCCTCGCTCCTGCGCCGCGGCCTCCTGCACCCGGTCGGCGACGCCGGCGTCGCCCCGACCGGCCTCGGTCGTCGGGTCGTCGACGCCCTCGGCCTCGACGACGGCTTCCCGGCGTTCGAGGTGCTCGACGCCGACCTCACCTCGAGCGACCCGCTCGCCTTCGCCCGCATCGTCGGCCGCGTCGCCGCGCTGCACCGTCCGATGCTCGTCGACCCGTACTGCCGGCGCAGCGAGCTCGAGTACCTGTCGGCGCACACCTCGGTCACCCGCGTGCTGGTCAGCGACCGGCTCGACGACGACGAGCTCGCCGACCTGACCGACATGGTCGAGTCGCTGCGGCGCCGCGAGCACAAGCTCCGGCTGCGGGTCGCGGCCGCCGAGGACATCCAGGACCGCTGCGTCGTCGGCAGCGACCGCATCCTCCAGGTGGGCGGGCTGCCCTCCGCCAACGGCGGCGGCGCGTCGGTGGTCACCGAGCCGCACGACCTCGGCGAGCAGGCCCGCGAGTACTACCGCGAGGTCTGGCGGGGCGCCGACCGGCTGGCCGCGTACCGGCCCCGCCGGCGCAACATGCGCGTCGCCTGAGCGACGTGCGACGGCGCTCGCCCGAGCGCCACGCCGCCGCGCTCGCCCGAACGACCGTTCGGCCGCGCGGGCGGAGACATCCGGCACTCCGGCGCCCGGTGAACCTAGGGTGAACGGACGCCTGGCACAGCGCCAGGGGCCTTTTGAACCTGAGGAGAGACGGGCCGATGCGCAGAAACGTCACTCGTGTGCTCATCGTCGCCGTCGCCGCACTGGGGCTCATCGCCTCGGCGTGTGGGGACGACGACGAGAAGAGCGACGATGCCACGACGACTTCCGCCGCCTCACAGGGCGGCGACCGGGGGAACAAGGACGGCGAGCTCAAGCTCGGCACCCTCGTGCCCCAGACCGGCGACCTGAGCGCGATCGTGAAATCGCTGCAAACCCCGGTGGACATGGCGGTCGCCTCCATCAACGCCGCCGGCGGCGTCAACGGCAAGCCGGTGGTGGTCGTCCAGGCCGACGACGGCACCAACCCGAACGTCGCGGCCACCAGCTACGCCAAGTTGGTCAACACCGACAAGGTCGACGCCATCATCGGCCCGGCGCCCTCGAACGTGGCCGCCAAGCTGCAGGAGTCGATCGGGACCGACAAGGTGCCCACCTGCTCCGGCTCGACGACGGCCGCCAACCTGAGCGGCGGTGGCGACGGCTACTTCTTCCGCACCGCACCCGGCGACGACCTCCAGGGCCCGGCCCTGGCCACGCTGATCACCGGTGACGGCAAGAACAAGGTGGCGATCCTGGCCCGCAACGACGACTACGGCGAGGGCTTCTCCGAGTCCCTCAAGACCGCCCTCGAGGACGGCGGCGCCGAGGTCACCGAGACGGTGCTCTACAACCCCGAGGCCTCGAACTTCGACGCCGACGTGCAGAAGGCCCTCGACTCGTCGCCCGACGCGGTGGCGGTCATCGGCTTCAACGACGACGGCGCCAAGGTCATCAGCACGATGATCGGCAAGGGCGCCGGCCCGTCGCAGATCCCGATCTACACCGCTGACGGCATGCAGAGCTCCAGCTTCGCCAAGACGGTCGACCCGTCGGACCCGTCGAAGATCGCCGGCATCAAGGGCACCGCTCCGGCGGCCGCCCCGCAGGGCATCGAGAGCCCCTTCACCGCCGAGTTCGCGGCGACGGGCATCGACACGATCTTCTCGTCCTACTACTGGGACTGCACCAACCTGATGGCGCTGGCGGCCGTGAAGGCCAAGAGCGATGACAGCACGGCGATCGCGGAGAACTTCGCCTCGAACCTCGAGGGCGACAACGACTGCAACAACTTCGCCGACTGCAAGAAGCTCCTCGAGGACGGCAAGACCATCCACTACCGGGGTGCGTCGAGCATGTTCGAGAAGTGGAACGAGATGGAGCCCGGCACCGGCGTCTACGACGTCTGGGCCTACGGCACCGACGGCAAGTCGGCCAACGTCGAGGGTGCGGCGCAGATCGCCATCGGCTGAGCCGAGGTGAGCTGAGCGACCCACCCGACGGGTGGACGTGACGGGGCGCCCCTGCGGGGGCGCCCCGCCCGCGTCCGGCCCCGGCTCGCGTCCGGCGCCGATCTACCGCCGAACTTGTACGCCACCGTCCCCATGGGCGACCGCCACGCACAAGTTCGATGGTGCTGCCGTTCCGCCGAACTTGTACGCCGACGTCCTCATGGGTGACCGTCACGTACAAGTTCAGTGGGGCTGCCGTTCCGCCGAACTTGTACGCCACCGTCCCCATGGGCGACCGCCACGTACAAGTTCGATGGTCGCCGTCGGACTTGTACGTCGTCGCCCTCATGGGTGACCGTCGCGTACAAGTTCGGTGGTGGGGGCGGGCGCCGGGGATGGCGCCGTCAGCGGTTGCGGACGAGCGAGCCCAGGTAGAGCTCGATGACCTTCGGGTCGCCGAGCAGCTCGGCGCCGGTGCCCGTGTAGGCGTCGACGCCGTTGTCGAGCACATAGCCCCGGTGGCAGATCCGCAGCGCCTTGTGCGCGTTCTGCTCGACGATGAGCACCGACACGCCGGCGTGGTTGATGGCCGAGATGCGGGCGAACACCTCGTCCTGCATGGCGGGGGAGAGGCCGGCGGACGGCTCGTCGAGGAGGAGCAGGCTCGGCTCCATCATCAGCGCCCGGGCCATGGCGAGCACCTGGCGCTGGCCGCCGGACAGCGAGTCGGCCCGGTCGCCCCGCCGGCTCTGCAGCGCCGGGAACAGGTCGAGCACCTCGTCGCGGCGGGCGTCGAAGCGGTCGGGCCGCAGGAACACGCCCATGCGGAGGTTCTCCTCGACCGTGAGCGTCCCGAACACGTTCTGGACCTGCGGGACGTAGCCCACGCCCCGCGACACCAGGTCGAAGCCCCGCACGCCGACGATGTCCTGGCCGTCCATCGTCATCGTCCCCGAGCGCACCGGCACGAGGCCGAACACGGCCTTGATCAGCGTCGACTTGCCGGCGCCGTTCGGACCGATGATGCCGACGAGCTCCGAGCGGGCGACCTCGACCGACGCGCCCCGGAGGATGTCGACGCCGGGCACGTACCCGGCGACGAGGTCACGGGCGACGAGGAGCGGCTCGCCGGGCGTGCTCACGAGCCCGCCTCGCGGCCGTCCGCCTGATCGTCGTCATCCTGGGGCTGATCGCCGCCATCTCCGGGCTGACCGTCGGCACCGGGCTGGGCGTCGCCGTCGGTGCCGGAGTAGAGCCGCTCGACCGCCGGCATCATCTCGGCCTCCATGTCGCGCAGGTCGCCGCTGGAGCCGCCCAGGTAGGCGTCGATGACCCGCTCGTCGGACGCGACCTGGCCGGCGGTGCCGGTGGCGATGATGCGGCCCTCAGCCATGCACACGACCACGTCGGAGATGGCGGACACCACGTCCATGTCGTGCTCGACGAAGAGCACGGTGATGCCCTCGCCGGGCAGCTCACGGATCTTGTCGAGGAGCAGCTGGCGCAGCGCCGGGTTCACGCCGGCCATCGGCTCGTCGAGCATGAGGAGGCGGGGGGCGGCCATCACGCCCCGGGCCAGCTCGAGCAGCTTGCGCTGGCCGCCCGAGAGCGTGCCGGCCTTGTCGTCGAGCTTCTCTCCGAGGCCGACCCAGCGCCCGAGCTCCGCAGCGCGCTCGCCGAGCTCCTCCTCCTGCTTGCGCCAGACCCAGGGGAGCAGCGCGGCGCGGAGGTGCTCGCCCTTCTGGTCCTTGGCCGCCAGCCGGATGTTGTCGAGCACCGAGAGGCGGGGGAAGACGCGGGCGGTCTGGAAGGTGCGGACCATGCCGCCACGGGCCACGGCGTAGGCCGGCTTGCCGCTCATGTCCTGGCCCTCGAACCGCCACGAGCCGCCGTCGGCCCGCTCGAAGCCGGTGAGGACGTTGAAGAACGTGGTCTTGCCGGCGCCGTTCGGGCCGATCAGGGCCACGACGCTGCCGCGCTCGACCACCATGCGGTCCACGTCGACGGCCCGGACGCCGCCGAAGGACCGGTGGACGTCGTCGGCGACGAGGATCGGACCGGCCGCATCGGGCGCGGGCGCGTCGGGGACCTCGGGCGGCGCGACGTCACTCACCGATGACCGCCTCGGACTTGTCGCCCAGCAGGCCCTGCGGGCGGAAGACGAGCAGGAGCACGATCGCCAGGCCCACGAGCACGTACCGGACCGCGCCGGTGTCGGTGCCGTCGATGAACCACCAGCCGTCGCCGATGGCCTGCGTGAGGATGCTGTTGAGCAACGAGATCACGAACCAGTACACGATCGCGCCGATCGGCGGGCCGAGCACCGTCGCGACGCCGCCGAGGATCACGACGAGGTACCAGTTGAACGTCGTCTGCGACACGAAGAAGTTGGGCTGCACGAACCCGCCGTCGAACATGAAGATGATGCCGGCGAGCCCGCCGATCACGCTGCCCAGCACGAACGCCTGGAGCTTCAGCTTGAAGACGTGCTTGCCGAGCGAGCGGGCGGCCTCCTCGTCCTCCCGGATGGCCTTGAGCAGTCGGCCCCACGGACTGCGCGCCAGGCCCCACACGAGCAGGCAGCAGAGCGCGACGAGGGTCCAGCCCACGCTGATTGTCCACAGCGTGTTCTGGTTGAAGCTGAACGAACCCCAGCCGTAGCGGCCCTCGGGGATGGGGTTGACCGAGAAGAAGTCCTCGGCGATCCCGGTCAGGCCGATCGGGCCGCCGGTGATGTCCTGCATCCGGGCGGAGTTCACGACCACCCGGATGATCTCGGCGGCCGAGATCGTGGCGATGGCGAGGTAGTCGGCCCGGAGCCGCAGGGTGGGCAGGCCGAGCAGGAGGCCGAGGAGCGCAGCGGCGAGGAGGCCGATGATGGCGCCGACCCAGAGGGGGAGCCCGCGGTCGACGCTGATGGCCGCGCCGTAGGCGCCGACGAGCCCGGAGGCGACCGCGCCGAAGTTCAGCAGCCCGGCGTAGCCGAACTGGATGTTCAGCCCGATGGCGCCGAGCGCGTAGACGACGCTCGGCACCGCCACCATGTCACGGAGGCCGTCGACGAGGGCGGCGCCGACGTCGATCGCGAGCACGGGCGCGCTCATGCCGCGCCCGTCATGCCGTCCGGGCCTTCACGCCGAAGATGCCCTGGGGGCGGATGAGCAGGACGACGACCAGGGTGGCGAGCGCCACCACGATCTTGAGGTCGGCGTCGAGCCAGAAGGTCGAGACGTCGGAGACGACGCCCACGACGAGCCCGCCGACCATGGCGCCGAACGTCGTGCCGAGACCGCCGAGCACGACGGCCGCGAAGGTCACCAGCAGCACGCGCTGGCCCATGTTCCACGCGGCGGAGTCGGTGCTGGCCAGCATGATCCCCGACAGGCCGGCCAGGAGGCCGGCGATCACCCAGACCATGAGGATGACCCGCTGGTCGTCGATGCCCGACGCGATCGACAGGTCGCGGTTGTCGGACACGGCCCGGATGGCGGTGCCGAGCCGGGCCCGCTGGAGGAACAGCGCCACGGCGAGCAGGCAGATGAAGGCGACGGCGGTGATCACCAGGTCCTTCGGCCGCAGCGAGATCGGGCCGAGCTCGACGGTGGGGGCCTGGGCCGCGTACTGGGCGTACTGCTGCGGGCCCTGGCCGAAGATGATGCTGAAGAGGTAGCGCAGGGCGAACGCCATGCCGATCGAGACCACCATCTGCGACACCACGGGCATGCCCCGCCGCCGCAGTGGCCGGTAGACGCCGAGCTCGAAGCTGGCGCCGAACACGCCGGTCAGGAGGATGCCGCCGATCGCGGCCAGCAGCAGCGGCAGCCCCAGGCCGCCGTCGGAGACGTTGAGGTACCAGGTGGCGATGGCCCCGAAGGCGATCAGCTCGCCGTGGGCGAAGTTGGTGAGGCCCGTCGTGCCGAAGATCAACGACAGGCCGACGGCGGCGAGCGCGATCACAAGGCCGAAGCGCACGCCGCTCGCCGTCAGGCTGGCGAGGCGCTCGAAGTCGGAGGGCCCGGAGGCGGCCTCCTGGCCCGCCTCGGACAGGCGGAACACGACCGGGCGGGCGCCGGTGGCCTGCACCACCGGGGTCAGCGTGGCCTTGGCGCCCTCGGCCAGCGCGACCCCGTCGGGGAGCGAGTCGACGTCGAGCTCCACCTCGTAGCGGCCGGCGCCCGGGACGGGGATCTGCACCTTGCCCTCGGCGTCGGACGTGGCCCGGCCGACCTCGGTGCCGTCCTGCGACACGGTCACGGTGACGCCCTCGAGCGGCTCCTGCTCGGTGCCGGCGGTCAGCGTCGTCGTGATGCTGGGGCCGGTCCCGGTCGGCGCGCCGGGCTGCCCGGGCGCCGTCGTGGTCGGCGCAGCGGTGGTCGGCGTGGTGCCCGAGGGCTCCTGCGCGCCGGCGCCCGACGCCGTCGCGATCGACAGGACGGCGGACAGCACGAGCAGCCCGCCAAACGCGCAGAGCGCGGCGCGACGGCTCCAGGACGTGCTGCTCACCTGCACCATTGGCGCCGCATCATACGGACCGGGCGGCAGGGCCTGCCCGGATGGTCCCGTCTGCCCGGATGGTCCCGTCGAGCCGGATGGTCCCGTCTGCGGCGCGGTGCGCCCTGGATCAGAGGACGATCGTGTTGGAGCAGGACCAGGCGTCGGCCGGCAGCGCCCACGGCGAGCCGGCGAAGGCGGTCGCCGTGCCCTGGCCGAGGGACGAGCAGATCGTGTCGGCCGCGGCCTGATCGGCGCCGCGGACGATCGTGATCGCACCGACCGGCGTGCCCGAGCACGTGCCGTTGCCCGAGATGGAGAACAGGCTGCCGACGAGGAAGGCGGAGATCGTGGCGTTGCCGGCCTGGTTCGCGGTGCCGCTGTAGTTGAGGTCCGGCGCGGCGTTGCCGTCGGTGCCGGCGCCGTCGATGCAGCCGGCGGCGAGCCAGCCGCCGGGCACCGTGGGCACGGTCGGGGTGGTCGGCGCAGCGCAGGCCGCCGCGCCCAGGACGACGACCGAGGCGACGGCGGCCGCGATCAGTCGGTTGCGAGACACGACGGTGCCCAACTGCATGGATATCCCCCCAAGGTGGCGAGCGTGGCGCTCTTCCTGAACAGCTTTCAGCACTGTAGACCATCGCCGCTCCGGCGCCGAGGCCCGATCGGCCACGGCGCCCCGGACCGCCCGGCGTTCGGCGCCCCGGACCGCCCGCCGTCCGGGCGCCCCGGAACGCGCGGTCGAGGCGGTTCGTCGATGGGCAACATCACCTGTCAACGGAATGGGCCGTTCTGCCGTTGTAAGTGCTGGTGGTGGGGCGACCACCGGTGGGGGTTCCCGGTCTCAGGGCCGGGAACCCCCTCACCGCGTTCGGGCCAGGCGCGTTCCGACGGGGCGCGAACGCCCCTCGGGGCGGCCAGGATCGGGTGTGACGATTTTCACCCGGCCGGGATGTCTGAGCCGTCCGACCCCCGGGTATTGAAAGCGCATCATCACCCCCACGGTTCGCAACGACCGTGGTGACGAGCCCCGGTCCTCCTTCCCTCTCCCGCCTAGGACCGGGGCTCGTCCGCGTCTTGCCCACCGTTCCGGCGGCCCGGCTCGGCTCTGGCGGCCAGGCTCGGCCCCTGCTTCGGCGGCGCCGGCGGTCGGGAGATGACGGAAACCGCCGCCAGAGCGGGAAGCGGACGGGGATCGGGTCGGTGGTTGCTGGTGAGTCGCCCTGTAGGCGGGATTCTGTCCACCGGTCCCTCGCGGGAGCCGGATGGGTGACCATCCATCTCTGCGGCCTACCCGAGGACCGCCCTTGCGGGCCGACGGGCCGTCGACGTCCTCTGCTCGGCCTTGCTCCGGGTGGGGGTTGCCATCCGCCGGGGTCGCCCCCGGCGATGGTGCGCTCTTACCGCACCGTTTCACCCTTGCCTGTGCCGACCGTGCGGCCGGCCATCGGCGGTCTGCTCTCTGTTGCCCGATCCGTCAGATCGCTCCGACCTGGCTCTCGCCAGCACCCTGCCCTGCGGAGTCCCGACCTTCCTCGACGCCGCGATCCCCAGATGCACGACGCCGCGGCCACCCGGACGACTCACCAGCCCGTCCAGTGTGCCAGCGGCCGCGGTGCGGGGCACCTCGGGAACACGCACGGCGGGACCGGCGTTCCCACAGGACGGAGCCACCGACGAGAACGGGCAGGACCATGACCGACACCACGACCTCCGGACCGAGCGCCCCGGCCTCGTCGCCCGATGCCGCGACGGCGCCCGACGCGGCCGAGCAGGCCCACGTGCGCGAGGTCGGCCACCTCGTCCTCTACGTGTCCGACCTCGCCCGCTCGGTCGAGTTCTACGGCGGCGTCCTCGGCTGGCGGCAGATCGTCGGCGAGCCCGGCGTCCCGGTCGCGGCCTTCTCCGGCGGCCGCACCCACCACGAGCTCCTGCTCATCGAGGTCGGCCCCGGCGCCACCCCGATCCCGCCCGGTCGCCGGGTCGGCATGTACCACTTCGGCCTCAAGGTCGGCGACACCGACGACGAGCTGCGCGAGGTCCTGGACCGCCTGCGCAGCCGGCCCGACCTCGTCACGATGGTGGGCGCGTCCGACCACGTCGTGACCCACAGCCTGTACGTGCAGGACCCCGACGGGAACGAGGTCGAGCTCTACGTCGACGTCCCCGGCGTGGACTGGCGCAGCGACCCGTCGCTCATCGCCGCCCCCGTCCGCCCGCTGCGCCTCTGACGCCGGCCCACCGGGCGGCCCCGGCCGCCGCCCCCGGGTTCTGTGATGCTGGATACGCCTGATCAGGCGTATCCAGCATCACAGAATGGGTCGTGTGCGGGCCTCAGCCCTCGGACCAGGCGACGTCGAGCTCGCCGAACACCGAGGAGTTGCTCGTGTAGGCGCGGTTCGTCTCGTCGATGAACGCGTTGCGCTCGGCGTCGGACCACGGCGCCAGGTCGAGGCGCGTCCGGTACGCGTCCTTGTAGGCGTCCATGTCGTCGATGTCGAAGTCGTAGAAGGTGAGCGAGCCCTCGACGCCGTCGCCGTAGTGGCGCTCCAGGGTCCGCCGGATCATCTGGCCGCCGGAGAGGTCGCCCATGATCCGCGTGTAGTGCTGGGCGACGAAGCGCTCCGGGTGGCCGGCCGTCGCGGCGATGTTGCCGGCGTACGCGGCGGTCGCGTGCCGGACCTCGAAGCGGTCGGCCCAGCCGTCGCCGACGAGGCGGCGCAGGTCGGCCTCGATGCGGGGCACCCGGAGGAGCTCCGGGCCGAGGAACGGCCCGACGACCGGGTCGGTCCCCAGCACGTCCCCGGTCCGCTCGAGCGAGCTGTAGATCGCGTGGTGCTGGACCATCAGGTCGGCCACCCCGTCGAGCGGCAGCTGGCCCCGCATCAGGCGGTGCACGTAGCTCGACCGCTCGGCGTCGCGGTGCGCGCTCATGGTCGCCTCGCGGATGCGGGCGGAGAAGGGGGTGTCGACGTCGGTCGTCTCGGTGGTGCTCATCGTGTCCTCGCTCGTGGCGTTCGTGGTGACGGTCCGGATGTCCGGGCAGGTGCAGCCGGCGCCCGTGCAGGCGGTCCGGTGCAGTCGTCGGGGGGTCATGGCCGTGGTCGGGTCATGTCGTCGGGTGCCGCTCCTGCGGGATCGGGACGGGCCGTCCGTGCCGGCCATGGCCTGCCGGCACGGACGACGGCGCCGCGACCGTCGTGCCCCCTCGGGGAAGGAAGGGGTCAGGGGTTCAGGGTGTAGCCCACCGTGACGGGGTCCTGGGGCTTGTTGGCGTCGACGCTGCCGCCGCTCGAGTACCAGTAGGAGCCCGTGCCGGTCGTGCCGTGGAAGTTCACGAACGACTGCGGCCAGGAGCCGCCGTTGGCGCCGCCGACCTGCGGGGCCTGGCCCGCCGGCGGCGTGATGACCGTGCCGAGGTACTTCGTGGCGCTCGTCCAGCCCGTGCTGGCGTTGCCGCCGGCGTACACGTTCGCGAACTCGGCCAGCACGATGTTCGGGGTGTCGGGGACCGTGACCTTGATCGTCGGGTCGTCCATGTCGGACGCGACGCCGCCGACCGTGGCGGTGATGCGGGCGGCGCCGCCCGGGTCGACCGTGAGCTTCGGGTTGATGATCCAGAACGGCGTGTAGATGCCGTAGAAGTTCACGGTGAACGTGCCGGTCCACTGGATCGTCGCCGCGCCGGTGGCGGTGTTCACCGTGCCGGTGCCGTTCGTGTAGCGGATCTTCTGTCCGAGGAAGAACGCGTTGGTGGCCGTCACCGTGTTGCCGGCGCCGTCCTTGTTCTTGTTGGTCCAGTTGACCGCCGTCTCGCTGCCGATCGGCACGTAGCTGCCGGCCGCGTTCTTCTTGAGCACGGTGGCGTTGCCGTTGGTCGCCACGTAGGTGGCCTGGGTGCTGTCGGACTTGCCGGCGGACCAGTAGTTGACCTGGCCCGGCGCGAAGGCGGCGTTGTTCGCCTCCTTCGAGATCGTCCACTCGAACGTGGCGTCGCTCACGGTCTTCGTGGTGCCCGCGGGTGGCGCGGTCGTGGGCGTCGGCGTCGAGGGCTCGGGGGCGCAGGCGGCGACGGCGAAGGCGGCGACGGCCAGCAGGCCGGCTGCCATCGTGCGTCGGGTGACGGTTCCTGGTGCTCTCATCGGTTGGTGGTGCTCCTGTGGTCGGGGTGCCGGCGCGGTGCGGGCACCTGTGGAGTTCAGGCCGCCGTCCGGCGGTGTCGTCGCCAGGCCCAGAGCGCGGCGACCGCGCCGGCGGCGAGCAGCGCGAGCCCGGTGAGCTGCTGCCAGGGCCAGACGGTGGACGACGTGCGGGCGGTGATCGTGGCGGCGGCGAGGTCGAGGTCGGGGTCGGCCGGGACGTAGGGCTCGACCCGCACGACGGTCTCGGTGCCGAACCCGGGCCACACCCCGTCGACCACCTGGGTCAGCGTCCGGGTCCGGCCGGGGGCGAGGGGCGCCATGTCCTCGGCGGCGGCGGCCGGGTCGGGTCCGAACGAGGTCGACACCGCGGCGGTGCGGCGCGCCGCGACCGTGACGTCGCCGGTGTTCTCGACCGTGTAGGTGATGCGCACGCGGCCCGGCGCCGCAGGGTTCCAGCTCGCCTGGTAGGCCGCCGACATCGCCGTGTACCGGAGCGAGGCGTCGACCTGGCGGACCGTGCGCTCCGCCGGCTCCGGCGCCGTGGCGGTCGGCGCCGGCGGGGCCTCGACGGCCGTGCCGTCGACCGCGGCGAGCGCCCCGTTGTCGCCGGTCGCCGGCAGGGCGTCGTAGGACGACGAGGAGGACCTCGAGCTCGATCGGCCCGACGACGGGCGCGTGCTCGACCGGGCGGTGCCCCCGGCGCTGGCGCCGCCGTCGGCGACCGCGGTCCCGGCGACCTGCGAGGGGAGCGGCAGGGGCGTCGCGTCGACGGGCGGCGGCGTGGTCGTGGGCGCGACGGTCGTGCTGGTCGTCGTCGGGGCTGTGGTCGTGGGCGTGATCGTCGTGCTGGTGGTCGCGGGCGCGGTCGTGCTGGTCGTCGTCGGCGCGGTCGTGCTGGTCGTGGTCGGCGCGGTCGTCGTGCTCGTCGCACCCGGGATCGTCGTCGTGGTCGAACCCGGCAGGGTGCTCGTGCTCGGCGCCGTCGTGGTGGTCGGTGCCGTCGTGGTGGTCGGTGCCGTCGTGGTGGTCGGTGCCGTGGTGGTGGTCGTCGTCGACGGGGCCACCAGGGGTCCGAGCGCGACCGTCACCGGGGCCGGCGGCTTGCGGACGTCGGCGCCGCCGCCGGTCGAGTACCAGTAGCCCTGGGTCCCGGTCCGCACCATGGCGTCGACCATCTCGGTCGGCCACGAGCCCCACGCCGCGGTGTTGCGCACCTGCGGTGCCTCGGTCGACTCGTAGGCGACGCCTGCGTAGCGGGGGG includes:
- a CDS encoding branched-chain amino acid ABC transporter permease gives rise to the protein MDVGAALVDGLRDMVAVPSVVYALGAIGLNIQFGYAGLLNFGAVASGLVGAYGAAISVDRGLPLWVGAIIGLLAAALLGLLLGLPTLRLRADYLAIATISAAEIIRVVVNSARMQDITGGPIGLTGIAEDFFSVNPIPEGRYGWGSFSFNQNTLWTISVGWTLVALCCLLVWGLARSPWGRLLKAIREDEEAARSLGKHVFKLKLQAFVLGSVIGGLAGIIFMFDGGFVQPNFFVSQTTFNWYLVVILGGVATVLGPPIGAIVYWFVISLLNSILTQAIGDGWWFIDGTDTGAVRYVLVGLAIVLLLVFRPQGLLGDKSEAVIGE
- a CDS encoding VOC family protein; the encoded protein is MTDTTTSGPSAPASSPDAATAPDAAEQAHVREVGHLVLYVSDLARSVEFYGGVLGWRQIVGEPGVPVAAFSGGRTHHELLLIEVGPGATPIPPGRRVGMYHFGLKVGDTDDELREVLDRLRSRPDLVTMVGASDHVVTHSLYVQDPDGNEVELYVDVPGVDWRSDPSLIAAPVRPLRL
- a CDS encoding ABC transporter substrate-binding protein yields the protein MRRNVTRVLIVAVAALGLIASACGDDDEKSDDATTTSAASQGGDRGNKDGELKLGTLVPQTGDLSAIVKSLQTPVDMAVASINAAGGVNGKPVVVVQADDGTNPNVAATSYAKLVNTDKVDAIIGPAPSNVAAKLQESIGTDKVPTCSGSTTAANLSGGGDGYFFRTAPGDDLQGPALATLITGDGKNKVAILARNDDYGEGFSESLKTALEDGGAEVTETVLYNPEASNFDADVQKALDSSPDAVAVIGFNDDGAKVISTMIGKGAGPSQIPIYTADGMQSSSFAKTVDPSDPSKIAGIKGTAPAAAPQGIESPFTAEFAATGIDTIFSSYYWDCTNLMALAAVKAKSDDSTAIAENFASNLEGDNDCNNFADCKKLLEDGKTIHYRGASSMFEKWNEMEPGTGVYDVWAYGTDGKSANVEGAAQIAIG
- a CDS encoding ABC transporter ATP-binding protein codes for the protein MSTPGEPLLVARDLVAGYVPGVDILRGASVEVARSELVGIIGPNGAGKSTLIKAVFGLVPVRSGTMTMDGQDIVGVRGFDLVSRGVGYVPQVQNVFGTLTVEENLRMGVFLRPDRFDARRDEVLDLFPALQSRRGDRADSLSGGQRQVLAMARALMMEPSLLLLDEPSAGLSPAMQDEVFARISAINHAGVSVLIVEQNAHKALRICHRGYVLDNGVDAYTGTGAELLGDPKVIELYLGSLVRNR
- a CDS encoding biliverdin-producing heme oxygenase; this encodes MSTTETTDVDTPFSARIREATMSAHRDAERSSYVHRLMRGQLPLDGVADLMVQHHAIYSSLERTGDVLGTDPVVGPFLGPELLRVPRIEADLRRLVGDGWADRFEVRHATAAYAGNIAATAGHPERFVAQHYTRIMGDLSGGQMIRRTLERHYGDGVEGSLTFYDFDIDDMDAYKDAYRTRLDLAPWSDAERNAFIDETNRAYTSNSSVFGELDVAWSEG
- a CDS encoding branched-chain amino acid ABC transporter permease, whose translation is MSSTSWSRRAALCAFGGLLVLSAVLSIATASGAGAQEPSGTTPTTAAPTTTAPGQPGAPTGTGPSITTTLTAGTEQEPLEGVTVTVSQDGTEVGRATSDAEGKVQIPVPGAGRYEVELDVDSLPDGVALAEGAKATLTPVVQATGARPVVFRLSEAGQEAASGPSDFERLASLTASGVRFGLVIALAAVGLSLIFGTTGLTNFAHGELIAFGAIATWYLNVSDGGLGLPLLLAAIGGILLTGVFGASFELGVYRPLRRRGMPVVSQMVVSIGMAFALRYLFSIIFGQGPQQYAQYAAQAPTVELGPISLRPKDLVITAVAFICLLAVALFLQRARLGTAIRAVSDNRDLSIASGIDDQRVILMVWVIAGLLAGLSGIMLASTDSAAWNMGQRVLLVTFAAVVLGGLGTTFGAMVGGLVVGVVSDVSTFWLDADLKIVVALATLVVVLLIRPQGIFGVKARTA
- a CDS encoding ABC transporter ATP-binding protein — its product is MSDVAPPEVPDAPAPDAAGPILVADDVHRSFGGVRAVDVDRMVVERGSVVALIGPNGAGKTTFFNVLTGFERADGGSWRFEGQDMSGKPAYAVARGGMVRTFQTARVFPRLSVLDNIRLAAKDQKGEHLRAALLPWVWRKQEEELGERAAELGRWVGLGEKLDDKAGTLSGGQRKLLELARGVMAAPRLLMLDEPMAGVNPALRQLLLDKIRELPGEGITVLFVEHDMDVVSAISDVVVCMAEGRIIATGTAGQVASDERVIDAYLGGSSGDLRDMEAEMMPAVERLYSGTDGDAQPGADGQPGDGGDQPQDDDDQADGREAGS